TActaccatatctatcctgtaATGCGCCCAGGGTAACAGTActaccatatctatcctgtaATGCGCCCAGGGTAACAGTActaccatatctatcctgtaATGCGCCCAGGGTAACAGTActaccatatctatcctgtaATACGCCCAGGGTAACAGTActaccatatctatcctgtaATACGCCCAGGGTAACAGTActaccatatctatcctgtaATGCGCCCAGGGTTCAGTActaccatatctatcctgtaATGCGCCCAGGGTAACAGTActaccatatctatcctgtaATGCGCCCAGGGTAACAGTActaccatatctatcctgtaATACGCCCAGGGTAACAGTActaccatatctatcctgtaATACGCCCAGGGTAACAGtactaccatatttatcctgtaatacgCCCAGGGTAACAGTTctaccatatctatcctgtaATACGCCTAGGGTAACAGTActaccatatctatcctgtaACGCGCCCAGGGTAACAGTActaccatatctatcctgtaACGCGCCCAGGGTAACAGTActaccatatctatcctgtaATACGCCCAGGGTAACAGTACTACCATATCTGTCCTGTAATATGCCCAGGGTAACAGTActaccatatctatcctgtaATGCGCCCAGGGTAACAGTActaccatatctatcctgtaATATGCCCAGGGTAACAGTActaccatatctatcctgtaACACGCCCAGGGTAACAGTActaccatatctatcctgtaATGCGCCCAGGGTAACAGTActaccatatctatcctgtaATACGCCCAGGGTAACAGTActaccatatctatcctgtaATACGCCCAGGGTAACAGTActaccatatctatcctgtaATATGCCCAGGGTAACAGTActaccatatctatcctgtaATATGCCCAGGGTAACAGTActaccatatctatcctgtaACATGCCCAGGGTAACAGtactaccatatttatcctgtaacacACTCAGGGTAACAGAACTACTGTATTTATCATGGTATATGGCCAGGGTAACAACTTAATAAAATCTGTCTTTTTACAGGACACTAAAACAGTACTTATACATTATAACAGATAATTGTGGTGGTGTACTCTCATTATGTTATCGTCATTCTGTGACGTAAtcacaaaacatatataaaatacatgttctGACAAACAACTATCCAGATTTTCTATGCAATGCCATCATTATTTTTCTTGTGTTGTTTATCAATAAGAACAGCGTCACATCCACAGGGGCTTGGTTTCCTGATTTTGAGCAAATGACATCAATTAACAATCAAACCACTAAAAATCCAGTATTTATACAAATTGtaaaaccttataaaaaatGTGGGTATCAGTGTATAATAAACAGTGTTATATTTTGGTACCCctcattttgataaaattttacaatGTGTACATAAAAATAAAGGATGTCATATAATACTCAAAATCCTGAAAATGAGCCCCTGTGATGATACCCAGTGTGGCTCCAGGAAATGGCTACAGAAAGAGAGTGGAGAACAAGTGTTGTACGGAGGACTTGAGACACAATGTAACAATTATATCAACCAGAAAGATAACACGGAACACGTTTTCCTGTtcagtcatgtgacattaaaaccTATCTATGTTCAGATAAATTTGATGTGTTATCAAAGGAAACATTTCCAGAAAATTAAGTGATCAACACTTTACACATTGTATACGATggatgtagatgtacaataaaGATGTCATGTACTTCCGTATTCAACTATCAACACAACAGATCATTGAAAACTGACATACAGCTACATAAAGTACAGTACTAGTGGGGATAATACTGGGTATATTTTGTGCTtctgataaaaacaataaaaaaacaatattatgcATACAAAAAGTTATAATCTAGAGATCTCAATTTGGGACTAAAATTCAGGACCCTCTTTAAGCATATACACAGAGTATTTTAACACTGCCACATATGAATGGAgcaataaacatattttgtgtAGAAAATGATAATACCAATCTGGTCAGACAAAATAATACTGGTCAATGTCTGCAGACATGCCACCATCTCAACTTGAACTAAACGAAAAACAGGAATGATAAAATAGTTCCTAATTATAGGTAGTTCAGCCTTCAGGGCCTCAATCAGAGCAGCTGaattgttttttgttaaatgtAGAATATGTTTTAACTCCAAATCATTCTACAAGGACTTTCCATGCTAGCTAGTCTTGAAATAATTAAGGAAGTGTTGAACACTATATGAATAACAATATCAGACTAATTCACACTTACAATCATCAAACCAATATATATAGCCCTGTGAAAATGACTTTCACTTCACATTTTACTTCCCAGCAGTATATGTACAATAAGCtattatattataaagaaaatgaaatatccaCTGCAAGGGCCTTCAGCTGACAAGTGTAAGAAATATATGATGCTATTATGGTATAAATATGTGTCACCAAAATCGGGATATGTCATATGATATAAGATcccttatataatatattatgatagactCGCTACGTGGATCATCTGAGTAGCCCATAATACTCTATATATGACATGTGCTACACCtacacatataaacatgtgtgtgataattacacatataaacatgtgtgtGCTACCtacacatataaacatgtgtgtGCTACttacacatataaacatgtgtgtGCTACCTACACATAAACATGTGTGTGATAATTACACATATAAACGTGTGTGTGATACCTACACATAAACATGTGTGATACCtacacatataaacatgtgtgaTAATTACGCATATAAACATGTGTGTGCTACCtacacatataaacatgtgtgtgataattacacatatatatgtgtgtgtgatacctacacatataaacatgtgtgtgataattacacatataaacatgtgtgtGCTACCTACACATAAACATGTGTGATACCtacacatataaacatgtgtgaTAATTACGCATATAAACATGTGTGTGCTACCtacacatataaacatgtgtgtgataattacacatatatatgtgtgtgatacCTACACATAAACATGTGTGATAATTACACATATAAACGTGTGTGTGATaattacacatataaacatCCCTATGTAattgtaacccctggagtaCCGAGGATGGTATAAACATGAGATTAAACTCTACAGTGTACACTAATTTAATATCATATGGTGTAATGCAATGTACAGTACTCCTTCGATCTATACATAGCAGCAATAATGAGAACAAATTTAGACATATATTTCAACACTGAACAGCAATGTACAATGCTGTACTCCCTCTATCAACACAGTTTAAATTATCATCAATTATGACTCTATgtacacattttcattttcagcaTAAAACAATCTTACATTTATAGAAATGTACACTGTATTGGTTTTTGGCATATTTGTGATGTTCAACGAATACTGAGGGCATTCAATAAGtgccttttaaaaaaaaaccttctaaaatatataaacatgtacttaATATAACTATGAAGTCAGACTTCTATGTCTTCcttttaaaatatctaaaacaatTACGTACTGTAACTTTGAACCTGACTTAGTGAAGAGATATTTAAAGTTAAAAGTTCAGCTgcacatttttcaaaaaaaattcccaaaataAAATTGTGTTGATACTGATTCtcagtattatatacattgtatttcactAAATCTACAGAAATAATTGATCAATGttattttcaatgtttgtttcaCGATTACTCAGTTTGGTGTATAAATGTCATCCCATACAATATTAGAGTGACTTATTGCCAATTACCATAatgattttaatacaaaaatTTACACAATTACTGTTATGTATCACcatatcacaatatatagaGCTTCACTCAAACAGCCTTGTGTTGACAACAACAACATGCAGTTACATAAAAATCTATTTTTCgatatttatttacaagttTTAGCACAAAatttgtgggtttttttaaatgttatttaaacaaattcattattgaataaaatatcaCTGAAATGTTGATCCAAAAATAAGCATGGAAATATGATTTTTATCAAAAGGCTTTTAACCATTGATTTCTGTCTTGAATAACATTACAACACTTCAGCAGCAAGAAACTGTAGCCAATGTATACGTATATAATGCCACTAGAGTAATTGTTTACAAATCCTTTGATATTATTAgacaaaaatgaaacaaaagaccaagagggcctgcatcgctcacctggaaAAACATTTTGAGCtacattacaattatttttctACCCTTTTTGCTGCATCTTCCAAATATggtttaaaattgttgttttttctttctattttgCAACATTTCTCCTATTAGGCCCCTTTCTCCAGCCCTAAGGGACTCataccctccatttatacaacattagatctcctttgcccaataatgtttcagactaaatttcatcaaaatccatttagtcatttaggactagtagggatttaaaggatttacttgaatttcccctattgggccaagcccctctggccccagggggtTAGAGttatcatttatgcaaaatctgttcccctttccctaAGTATATTTCAGACCAAACTTTATGACTATAGTAGCTATTTAAAGACATAACCTCtatctcccctattgggccccgcccctccagCTCTAGTACCTTAGGGGTCAAAATTGTCATTAaagcaaaatctgtttcccttccctcAAGAAtatttttgaccaaatttggttaaaatccattcagtattttatgacaagtagcaattcaAAGcaattgttgacagatgacGGATGCCGCACCCTTGCATAAGGTCATaagcccttcgggccaggtgagctaaaaatgacaGCTAAGCTGTGTCAAATGGCATGCATAATTTGTACAGAACAATTCGATGTCACTCATGATTTTGATTACATgacaaatgtattatttcaCAGTATATGTACAATTAACAAACACCTACACAATTACAtctgatttaaaataatttaagaaacattgatttataggataaaatatcatcattttgtTCCGACATCTCTGGTATTTGTATTCAGTTCCTAACACAGATTAATCACAGATACATTTTAATGACCCcaatttctaaaaatatatttgaaacttgctttttttatttcatgacataaaaaaaagtcaaaaagACACAACAAAAGGGATATTTATAAACCAGTCAATGACCAGAATAAACTATTTATGTATAGATATGACTTTTGATTATTTACGtggtttttaaagaaaaattacATTTGCAAGAATTAATCAATCTTCAACAAACTTTCAGAAAAAAGACAAGTTCAAAATTTCCTAAAAAAAATCAGGCTATCATAATATATATGACAGCTATTCTTCTTAAAACCTTACAGTTGCTGGATCTGAAGATCACTTCTCCGAGTATGGGGGCGGTTGTACCATTCCTCCGTATGGCTGAGGAGGGTAGGTCTGGCTTGGGGGTGGAGGGTAGGCCTGGTCCTGGGGTGGAGGGTAATAGGGCATGTCCTGCATGTATGGGGCAGATGGAGCAGGTGGTGCTGAAAAAAACCAGGACATATCTGTAAGCAAGTAcctagatacaatgtacaaccCCCCAGAGATACAATACTTTAGCTATCTCAAATACCACTATtgattataacatttttttatcatgttttcttttctctttgctgttttgtttttgtttttttctttttttgtgaaATGTTTTCCATACTTATTTTAATCTTTGACAGAGTTATCAACAAGCCTTGAGCATAACTTTACACAGGTATTTCAGAGTCTACTATTTACCTGATGGTTCAGGCTTAGAGTTTTGGGTCTGAGGAGGATACCCAGGGGCCATGTTCTGTGAGGGATAGCCTGGTGATGTCCCTTGATGAGGAGGTGCCATCTGTGCAGCAGGTGGTGCTGGAGTGGTGGCCTGGTATCCATGGTAACCTGCAGTGGTCTGAGCCGGATACTGAGGAGGCTGATTTCGTTGTTGAGTGACCACAGTGGTGGTCGTGGTCACTGCTGTCGGTCGATATACATGACCTTGGGTTCTACGACCTTTACAGCAGCAGCAACAAATGATGAGTGTGATTACGATGACTCCGCCAATAATAAGAGCAATGATTATTCCAATAACGGTGATGGATATGGCTGTGTCATGAATAGTGTCCGATTGATCAATGAAGATGtggtcatcatcatcatcatcatctgaaAATGTAAACCACAGAATCAATATGATGGCACTTACCGATTGGTTATAAACTACAATATAGACAACCTATAGCCAAAATAAAgccaacaataacaacaacactATCATACTGACAGCGATTTTAATGGTACAATATCAGAACCAACTGAAACTACATTGTCACCAAACACGATCTACAACACTGGcagatatataaaatgcaaAACTTTTGGTATGGACACGAGTTTTGTAAGGTAGATCACACCATTTTTTGACATGTACCACATTGTTTATACAGACTTAGGGTCATCAAAGACTTTTCCAGACAAATGCTGAAATAAAAGGACTTTTCATATCTGTGGgaaccatgtacattgtaccagtACGTCCAGGTTTTGTCCAGTATCAGCTGTAAATAAAATAGGAGTTGTTTACAGGCTGTATATTGTCAGGACGGACAGTAAACATACAGAACAAGGCCAGTGACCTAAAATGGCTTCAATGATGTCACCATGTGGCTTTAATTGACTGAACAGCATTCATGTGAAGTGGACAAAAATAAGGTAAGGTTTTTCTATGTATATTAACTTTTATCATGCAATATcttatactttattttgttttatagtgTCTAAATAAGTCATAAATGACAGGACATAGCTTACTTTGAGAGAAATATTTCAtggtgtattttatatgttgtaAGGTGTTTGACACCTTAATAAACAATTGAACTTGTATATTTCTCAGACTAGAACAAAAGCTTTATATATACCTCGGTATATATTGACCAAATCACTTGGCCTTCTTTAGCTGAGTGACTGACTCTCACTAGACCACATGAGCACCTGAGGTCTAGTGACAGTCAGTGAGTTAAGATCACTCACTCAGCTGAAGATGGTCGAAATATACCGAGGTATATTTAAAGTTTTTGTTCTAGTTTGAGAAATATAGTTATGTCATCAGAACATTCTGAGATCAACCTATTTAGTTGTAAGGTAAGATTAGGCAATATGTGTcacttacatgttatataaacttactgtACCATTAACATCAGTGGTATTCAGTACACATCACATGATATAAGTTTCAGTAAGCTGTCAACACAACAAGGTAGATAAGGTggaaaaaaagtaaaagaaacATTACTGAGACAAAACCAACAGTAAggctcaaaataaaaacaagaaatgcTCTGCacaagaaataaaattttaataaaaatgtttaatgtacatctataacaatatcaaattaatatatctatattaaggCTGTAACAAACATGCTTAAAATGAATGGGATTGGTTGGACACATCTTcatttactttttaaaataaattgtatagCATTATTATTGTTAATCAAAATATAATCATCACCTGATATATTTCTTTACACACTAGAGAAACAAACATACTGATGATGAATATGTAAATCAATACACGTCAAATACTGCCCCCTTGTGAAGTTTGATctaaatccctcaaggaataaAGAAGCTAGAGTGCTGATAAATTTCTAAACAAtgtaatgatgaccttgaccttgaccttcacaaCCTTGACCCAACAACCCTACAACACAAACTCACCAAAGATATTATGACTCTTACTAATTGTTTCagtgtgaagtttgataaaaaataccTTAAAGAATGAAGAAGCTAGAGCACTGACAGTGACTTGTCTAAAAACAgcaatggtgaccttgacccaataACCCAGAAACTCAAACTTATACAAGATACTATGATCCTTTTTAATTActtaaaatttgatcaaaatccctcaaggaatagAGGTGCTATAGAGCACTGAAAAACTTCGGtgctacatatatgtaatatttaatccTGTTATATCCCCGCCCCTTTCCCACCCCAACCCCTTTACCTCCACGCCTCCACAAGGAGACTGAtcattaataaatacatatttcatgtgataaatttactttaaaaatgCCCCTTTAAGGAGACTTATAATTAATAAAGacacatttcatatgataaattcaCTTTATAGATACAACTACTTTGACTTACGATAGTTGAAGATTTTTTGAATCTGACATTATGTACCTTTTAATAATCATATAAAAAATGTCATAAGATATTGATAAGATTACAGTACATACTTGTAACTGATATAAGATAATAAACAATGTACTAACTAGTGcaatatgatatttgtttgtgaagctctgtcatttatatcaacttTAAATACCTCAGCACGACAGTTAAATGCGGATACATGTTTAAAAATCATAggatatgtttaaaatattcaCAAGAATTactgataatgatgatgatgatgatataagAAAATCAGAATAGTATTAAAATTATTCAATCTCATGCAGAAATTATGAAGCTCATTGtgattttttcaaatgaaaatacatttcttCTTATATTGTCATATTTGTTTAAACTGATAAACTGAATCAGAAAAACTAATTACAAAAATTCATTTCTAGGGTTACCTGAAACAGGTGAGTTAACTAAAGAAGGTACACTTTTATGGTTGACTGAACGAGATGGCCTAATATAATTACAAAGATAAACTGTGGTATCTAAAAGCTTAATTACAATGTCTGACATGCATTAAATACAGCTGACAAATGTTTTCCTACTGTTAAAATCTGGGTAAAATGGTTCAACTTGATACTCTTTTCCATTTTCATCAGCAGGGTAGAATTTCACAGTGACATCATTCTTGTAATTAGAATACAGTGATGGTTTGAAGATGACAGTGAGTCTATATTTAGAACACCATAGCTGAGGCCTCGTCTTACAGTCGTAGTacttcaaacaaaataaaatatatattaacattttatcatatgacatatatagaaaatatgTAAGTAGTATAGTACATCCTGTAAGTTTGATAACATCAGCAGTAAGTTAGTTGATCTGAGGCTTGACCAGGATTATTGTTAGGTGACGATCCTAATTCCAGAAATGAAGTTTATACGtttaatacaaaaattaaattgaaacaAGAAGGCCATGGCCCTGAACATTTATCTGACAATTGaaccattatacagtatatagaaagcaaaatttcagaaaaGATCACCTTTttgagccccccccccccccccccccccctggcaccagcctcatttatatcaaatatgattgGCCTCCCAATCATGTTTCACACCAAAGGATCTAATCCATCCAAGAAGTTAAgaagtagggttttaaagcaaagatTCATTTAGTTCCCTTCTTTGTGGCCCCATCCCCTCTGATCCTGGGCGTCACACCAGCctcaattatataaaatatgattgccttCCCTAAAGGATATTTAACACCAAATTTGAATGCAATCCACTGAATTAAgaaggagtagggttttaaagcaaaatctCAGCAAAGTTTCcttcttttggccccgcccctctgtccccaggggtcacaccagcctcatttatataaaacatgatcgCCCTCTCcatgtttcacaccaaatttggtagcaATCCACTTTGGGGTTAAGGAGGAATAGCATTTTGAAAGCAAAAGTTGAACACACGTCCAACGCAACGGACAGAGCATGATAACTGTAGGTCATTCCGACCcttcaggtcagatgacctaaaaaataaaacactgtCAGATACCTGTATGCCTTCAAATTTAAACCTTCTCTCTGTATAGtttcaatttcatttctttatataCAAGGTTAagtaatatatatcaatgtctattttttttgacaatttctgAATCgctgtattgttttatatgcgTATTAACCAGACTTGAATGGGATGGGAAAAATCAAAAGGAAGcaaaagtttcaaaatattttcacatgGTAGATATGGATACTTACATGCATAACACTCTCAAGGCGAGTGTTCTGAATGACTGACAACGGTGCAGAACTACAGGAAAGCTTGGCATCAATATCCACACAGATTTGATTGTGTTCTGATTCTCTGAAATCGAGTCTACAACCTGCATTTAATTTCAATCCTTTCCACGTGAAAATCAAAGTGTCTCTTAATGATCGACCTCTATTGTACATCTTGCAGACCCTGGACCCAGTGATGGGCACTGTGAAACAGACATATCTAGTAGAGGATGTACAGCATATATTGTACAATCTACCAGTGTAGTGTgattatatatcaacaaaaaaacataatatGTAAAAAAACCAACCTGTGTGAGTTGTAATTTCAGTCATAGCCATCCTCATTTTTTTCCAGACGAACAATGTTAAGTACAAATGAAATACCTCTATAAGTTTCAACTTTGAATTAACAGAacattataaatgtaataatattataattaaggTACCTTGGTAAGTGtgttatcaaaattaaaaccaaaagTATTAATGCACCGCGAAACATGTAGATCTAGAGGTTTTATAAAAAATACCCGATTATCTTCAAACCAATGATATACAGATCTAGACCAAATCCCATTGATCCTCTTGCATACCGGGGGTATGTTTTTGTACCAAAACATATCATTGTAGTATGATGTAATATTATAAGTACTGCTAGTCCTCGGGCCCCAAATAATGGTAAAACTGTTGATTTTAGCGAACATAACTTCAtaccgattttttttttcttaacatATATTAAGTTTAGAAAACATGTCTTCATTTTACCAAACATATCAAAATTCAATATCTGTTTGCAAAAATAGTACAAGTTCTACATAATTAGTACAAGTTCTGCAAAATAAATACAAGTTCTGCAAATTAATAATAGTTCAGTACGATTAAAACTTATTCAGTAAAATTAACAACTTTCCccaaaattcattattttgatgAGTCACCAATGGTTGGAGCAACTTCAGCTGCTGCCAGTCACTTCCTGAATACTTGTGATTTATTTGAAGTAAATTGTAATACTTCTATTCTTTACAAgtcaaaacataaaaaacctGAAAAATTTGACGCATAAAAGGAAACACACATTACAGTACTACTTAATTCAGCATCACTCAGcaatttgatcaaaatatatCCAAACAATATCAgtgatatttacacatgtaaCTCTTAAAAATACTTACAATAACATAATGTacacagggcatccagttgacccttgacttttagcaatttcagaagtcaaatcactatttctgagcaatctgaagggtcaaaacatatgtcaaatagacatgtcccttcaaacccaagagtcagatctcaatttggggagtcaaaaacatactctcaagggtccACTGGATGCCCTGGTACACCTGTCTTACCTTAGTATAACCAATAATATAACCTTATATGTCCAACATACTGTAGTACCCAGGTATATAAACTTATCATAGTCTCTGAGAGTTGctatactttacctgtatcAAAGGAATGAACAACAGCTGCATTGAAGAAGATGGCTATTGTGAGAAAAACTTTGGTGTAACTCAAGAAAGCCATACTGCAAGTGATCTATATATGGCAATGTGACACCACAGCTTAACTGGCAGCACGGCAGGTTTACAGGATTACAAGGAGGTTATCAGAGATCCTTGGAGATCAACTTTCCCAcaatctggaaaaaaaaaaaatcataaataagcCAAggtttttatttatcattttcagATATATTTCTAATAACCATTTCCTAATTATAACGTTAACACattaacaattttaaaaaatccacATAAAAGATAATACTTCTTCTGAATAAAATAATTCACTTCTGATACCTCAAAGCAGGACAAATCACATACTATTATACTGATGTTTGTAATCATATTATTA
Above is a window of Pecten maximus chromosome 7, xPecMax1.1, whole genome shotgun sequence DNA encoding:
- the LOC117331560 gene encoding protein shisa-5-like, yielding MAFLSYTKVFLTIAIFFNAAVVHSFDTDDDDDDDHIFIDQSDTIHDTAISITVIGIIIALIIGGVIVITLIICCCCCKGRRTQGHVYRPTAVTTTTTVVTQQRNQPPQYPAQTTAGYHGYQATTPAPPAAQMAPPHQGTSPGYPSQNMAPGYPPQTQNSKPEPSAPPAPSAPYMQDMPYYPPPQDQAYPPPPSQTYPPQPYGGMVQPPPYSEK